In Marinibacterium anthonyi, the DNA window GGCCGGGCAGCTGTACATGTTCGACACCCTTGAAGAAGCGAAACAGCTCTATGACTACGAAACCCAAAGCTAGGAAGTTTCGCATAAAGCGTGGCGCGCCAACCACCGTCCTGCGCGCCGCCCCCCCGCGGATGACCGCCGGGGGCGCTGATCGCGCCGATCGCGCCGATCACCTTGTCGCGCCCGAACCCGAACGCACCATCCCGCCCTGCGCCCCCGGTGGCAGCGCCGATCCCGTGCGCCTGACCCGCCCCGTCGCGGTGCCCCCGCCCGCATCCGCCGCCGCCGCGCAAGCCGCCCGGCCCGGCGCCGCCGCGAAACCGGTCACGCCATCCGGCGTCAAACCTGTTGCCCAGCCCGTTGTTCAGCCTGTTGTTCAGCCTGTTGCGCAACCAGTTTCCCGGGCCGCCACGGCTCCTGCCGCCCAGTCCGCCCAGGCCGCCGAGACCGCCCAGACGCAAGCGCAGACCCGGGCCGAACCGCCCCCCCCCGCCGCGCCGATGACCGTCGACGAGGAACTGGACGCCATCCGGGCCGAGAACCTGACCGGGCGACAGCTGCGCATGGCCCGGCGCGTGGCCAACAAGCACAACCTGTCCGCCACCTCCGACATCGACGCGGTCCGGCTGCTGCGCAAGAAGGGCATCGACCCGTTCAAGCTGTCCTCGCTGCTGGACCTGGTGGTGCCCAGACACGGCCCCGACACCGCACAACCGGCGCCCGAGGCGCGCCAGACGCCGCAATTGCCGGCCACCACCACGCCGGTGCAGCTGCCCCAGACCGTCCCGCAGAAACCGCGCGAGACGCTGCCGTCCACCGACCTCAGCCCGCGCGAACGCCGCGACCGCGAGATCGCCGGCATCCAGCGCGACATCATGCTGCGGCGGCGCCGCAAGATGCTGCTGCTGATGGCGCGGCTGGCCTTCTTCGTCTTCCTGCCGACCTTCATCGCGGGCTGGTATTTCTACGTCGCCGCCACGCCGATGTATTCGACCAAGTCCGAATTCCTGATCCTGCAGGCCGACGGCGCCGGGGCGTCATCGGGGCTGGGCGGGTTGCTGGCGGGCACCCAGTTCGCCACCAGCCAGGATGCCATCGCCGTGCAATCCTACCTGGAATCCAAGGACGCCATGCTGCGGCTGGACCGCGACGCCGGCTTCAAGTCGCATTTCGAACAGCCCTGGATCGACCCGATCCAGCGGCTGGATCCCGGGGCCACGAACGAACAGGCCTACCGGATCTACAAGAAGAACGTGAAGATCGGCTTCGACCCGACCGAAGGCGTCATCCGCATGGAAGTGTCGGCCGCCGACCCGGAGGTCAGCGCAGAATTCTCGCGCAAGCTGATATCTTACGCCGAGGACCGGGTGAACAACCTGTCCGAGAAGAAGCGCGACGACCAGATGCGCGATGCGCGGATCAGTTTCGAAAAAGCCGAAACCGATCGCCGCGATGCCCAGGAAAAGCTGGTCAACCTGCAGCAGCAAGGCGCGCTGCTGGACCCCGAAGGGGTCATCGCCTCGCTGCGCAGCCAGATCTCGAACGTCGAGGTACAGCTGCAGGAACGCCAGCTTGACCTGGCCGCCCTGCTCGACAATGCCCGGCCGAACCAGGCCAAGGTGGACGGCGCGCGCGGCGATATCGGCCGCCTGCAGGACCTGCGCGACGCGCTGAACAAGAAGATGACCGATGCCTCGCAGGGGGAAAATTCGCTGGCCCAGCTGACCGCGCGCATCCAGATGGCGCAGGCCGACCTCGCCACGCGCGAAATGATGCTGCAATCGGCGCTGCAGCAGGTGGAAACCACCCGGATGGAAGCCAATCGCCAGGTGCGTTACCTGACAACCTCGGTCGCGCCCGTCGCGTCCGAGGAACCCAGCTATCCGCGCAGTTTCGAAGACACGATCCTGGCCTTCCTGATCTTCTCGGGCATCTACCTGATGATCTCGCTCACCGCGTCGATCCTGCGCGAACAGGTCACGTCCTGACCCGCGCCGAAAATGGCACGGGCCGGGCGGATCGCCGCCGCGTCGCCGGGAAGTTTTGACCCCCGCCCCGGACTGTGCGAACAAGGCGCCGCGCGGGGCGATCGCCTCGTGCGGGACTTCCATGCAAGCCCGGTGCATACATGAAACACGTCGCCGTCGCCGATCTGACCATCGGCAATGACCTTCCCCTGACCGTGATCGCAGGCCCCTGCCAGCTGGAAAGCGCGGACCACGCCCAGATGATCGCGGGCGCCATGAAGGAAGCCTGCGCCGCCGCCGGTGCGCAATTCGTCTTCAAGGCGTCCTACGACAAGGCCAACCGCACCTCGGTTTCGGGCAAGCGCGGCCTTGGCATGGACGCAGGCCTGAAGGTCCTGCAGGGCGTGAAGGACGCCATCGGCGTGCCGGTGCTGACCGACATCCACCTGCCCGACCAATGCGCCCCGGTGGCCCAGGTCTGCGACATCCTGCAGATCCCGGCGTTCCTGTGCCGCCAGACCGACCTGCTGATCGCCGCCGGCGAAACCGGCGCGGCGATCAACGTCAAGAAGGGCCAGTTCCTGGCGCCGTGGGACATGCCCAACGTGGTGTCCAAGATCGAAAGCACCGGCAACACGCGCATCCTGCTGACCGAACGCGGCAGCTCGTTCGGCTACAACACGCTGGTGGCCGACATGCGCGCCCTGCCCCAGATGGCGCAATCGGGCTATCCGGTGGTGATGGACGCCACCCATTCCGTGCAGCAGCCCGGCGGCCAGGGCGGATCGTCCGGCGGACAGCGCGAATTCGCCCCGGTGATGGCGCGCGCCGCCGTGTCGCTGGGGATTGCCGCCGTTTTCATCGAGACACACGAAAATCCCGATGCCGCGCCGTCTGACGGGCCGAACATGGTTCCCCTTGATCAAATGCCCGCATTGATTGACACATTGATGCGCTTTGATGCGCTGGCCAAAGCCAACCCGATCCTGATCTGACCTGGTTCAAGAGATTTGACATGACCAAACCGCTTCCCGACGTCACGCCCAATACCTGGGAATTCCTGCGCGATCCGATGATCAAGCCCACGGGCTTCCGCGAATACGATGCCCGCTGGAAATACCCCGACGAGATCAACCTGCCCGGCATGACCGCTCTGGGCCTGGGCCTGGGCACCCAGATGCGCAAGCACGGGCTTGAACCCGTGATCGCCGTCGGCAACGATTACCGCGACTATTCGCTGGCCATCAAGAACGCCCTGGTGATCGGCCTCATGCAGGCCGGCATCCAGGTCAAGGACATCGGCCCCTGCATCACGCCGATGGCCTATTTCTCGTCCTTCCACCTGAACGTTCCGGGCGTGGCGATGGTCACCGCCTCGCACAACCCCAACGGCTGGACCGGGGTCAAGATGGGCTTTGCCATGCCCCTGACCCACGGCCCCGACGAGATGTCCGAACTCAAGGACATCGTGCTGAACGGCAAGGGCGAACCGGCGGCGGGCGGGTCCTACGAATTCGTCCCCGGCGTCTGGGACGCCTACATGGACGACCTGGTCGGCGATTTCAAAATGTCGCGCAAGCTGAAGGTCGTCTGCGCCACCGGCAACGGCACCGCCTCGGCCTACGCACCGATGCTGTTCGAACGCCTGGGCGTCGAAGTGGTGCCCTCGCACAACGAACTCGACTACACCTTCCCCAACTACAACCCGAACCCGGAAGCCATGGAAATGCTCCATGACATGGCCGACACGGTGAAGGCGTCCGGCGCCGATTTCGCGCTTGGGTTCGACGGCGACGGCGACCGCTGCGGCGTGGTGGACGACGAGGGAGAAGAGATCTTCGCCGACAAGGTCGGCGTGATCATGGCCCGCGACCTGGTCAAGCTCTACCCCGGTTCGACCTTCGTGGCCGACGTGAAATCCACCGGCCTCTTCGCGTCCGATCCCGAGCTGATCGCGGCCGGCGCCAAGGCGGATTACTGGAAGACCGGCCATTCCCACATGAAACGCCGGGTGCACGAACTGCGCGCGCTGGCGGGGTTCGAGAAATCGGGCCATTACTTCCTGGCTGGCGATATCGGCCGCGGCTACGACGACGGCATGCGAGTCGCCGTGGAAATCTGCAAGCTGATGGACCGCAACCCGGACATGAAAATGTCGGACCTGCGCAAGGCCCTGCCCCGCACCTGGTCGACGCCCACCATGTCGCCCTATTGCGGCGATACGGAAAAGTACGACGTGCTGGACCGCATCGTGGCGAAGATCGTCAAGCACGCGGAAGACGGCGGCAAATTCGCCGGCCGCGACATCGCGACGGTGGTCACGGTGAACGGCGCGCGGGTGATCCTCGACAACGGGTCCTGGGGACTTGTACGGGCCTCATCGAACACGCCGAACCTGGTCGTGGTCTGCGAAAGCTCGGACAGTGACGAAGAAATGCGCGCGATCTTCAAGGAAGTCGACGGGTTCATCCGGACCGAAGACGCCGTGGGCGATTACGACCAATCGATCTGAGCGTGACGACCGCCGGGGGCGCTGCCCCCGGACCCCCGAGGGTATTTGAACCAAGAAGAAGTACAAAGCGCCGCGCTCCTGTCTTCTTCTTGGTAAAAATACCTTAGACCGTGTCCTCCGCCTGGCGCATCCCTTTGTGAGCCGGGCACGACGCCATGGATTGCGGGACGCAGCACTTCTCACTATGTGACGCGGCATGAGTGAAAACCCGCCCCAGCTGCGCCCCGACATCGCGCCTGCCATCAAACTTCCCGAAGATCGCCGCCCGGGCCAGCCGATGGTCGGCATGGTGTCGCTTGGCTGTCCCAAGGCGCTGGTCGACAGCGAACGGATCCTGACCCGCCTGCGCGCCGAAGGTTACGGGGTTTCGCCCGATTATTCCGGGGCCGACGCGGTGATCGTGAATACCTGCGGATTCCTCGACAGTGCCAAGGCGGAGAGCCTGGAGGCCATTGGCGAGGCGCTGAAGGAAAACGGGCGGGTGATCGTGACCGGGTGCCTGGGCGCGGATCCCGAATTCATCACCGGGGTGCATCCCAAGGTGCTGGCCGTCACCGGGCCGCATCAATACGAACAGGTGCTGGATGCCGTGCACGGGGCCGTCCCGCCGGCGCCCGATCCTTTCGTGGACCTGGTGCCGGCATCCGGCGTGCACCTGACACCGCGCCATTACAGCTATCTCAAGATCTCCGAGGGCTGTAACCACAAGTGCAAGTTCTGCATCATCCCCGACATGCGCGGACGGCTGGTGTCACGACCCGCCGGGTCCGTCCTGCGCGAGGCCGAGCGGCTGGTGCAGGCGGGCGTGAAGGAACTGCTGGTGATTTCCCAGGACACCAGCGCCTTTGGGCTCGACCGCAAGCATGGCCTTTCCAAGTGGCGGGATGGCGAGGTGCGCGATCATATCCTCGATCTCAGCCGGGAACTTGGCCAGCTGGGCGCCTGGGTCAGGCTGCATTACGTCTATCCCTATCCCTTCGTGCGTGACCTGATCCCGCTGATGGCGGATCCCGCAAACGGGTTGTTGCCGTATCTCGACATCCCGTTTCAGCATGCCCATCCGGACACACTGAAACGCATGGCGCGACCTGCCGCCGCCGCCAAGACGCTGGACGAGATCGCCGCATGGCGCGCGACCTGCCCCGAGCTGACGCTGCGCAGCACCTTCATCGTCGGGTATCCCGGCGAGACGGACGACGAATTCCAGACCCTGCTCGACTGGCTGGATGAGGCGCGGCTCGATCGGGTCGGGTGTTTCAAATATGAAAACGTCGATGGGGCGCGGGCCAACGACCTGCCCGATCACGTGCCCGACGAGGTCAAGCAGGACCGCTGGAACCGGTTCATGGAAAAGGCGCAGGCGATTTCCGAGGCGAAGCTGGAGGCCAAGGTCGGCCAGCGCCTGCAGGTCATCGTGGACGAGGTCGACGGTGAGGCCGCCACCTGCCGGACGCAGGGCGACGCGCCCGAGATCGACGGGCATCTGTACATCGATGAAGGGTTCGAAAACCTCAATCCCGGCGACATCCTGACCGTCGAGGTGGACGAGGCCGGGGAATACGACCTTTGGGGACGCCCAGTCTGAAGTGCAGCTGACGCGCGCCTGACCCGCGCGCGAGGCCGCTTAGGGAAAGGCGCCTTTAGGCTTCGACCTTGCTGCCGGTGCGCAGGGCGGCAAAGCGGGCGCGGTTGCAGCAGGGGCGCGGGGCGGTATCGACGTGGTCGTGGCCGTCCAGCCAGTCGGCGCAGGTGTCGGACCAGGCGCAGCCGCGGCAGGCTTCGACCATGCCGGCCCAGGCGTCGGACGACAGCCGGCCATCCTTGAAGGCACTCACAAGATCGGTGTCGGTCGTCTTGGCCATCCGGTTCACCAGGCGCCAGTGACGCATCATCTCGCCGCGTGTCTGCATCGTCCGTCTCCCCTGCATGCAAAGCCCGCCGCCGGAAGCGGGGCCTTTCATTGTCAGCACCCTAGGGCCTGCCCTGCCCCGCATCCTTGACGCAGATCAAGGCGGCGGTCAGGAATGCGACTCGATCTGCGAGAGCGTGTATTTCACCGTTTCGACCCGCGCCGCATTGGGCGGATGCGATCCCAGGAAGCGGTTTCCGGGGTCCGGCAGGCGGGCGAAATAGGCCGCGCCCAGCATCGGATCGTAGCCCGCGTAATACGAGATGATGGTGCCAAGCGCGTCGGCCTCAAGCTCGAATTCCTTGGAATAGCTGCGCGCGCCCACCGCGGCGCCCAGTTCCTGCGCGGATCTCACGTCGGCCTGCGACCCGCCCGTCAGCGTGGCAAGGCCCGCGAAGATCATCGCGCCGGCGGCCGCGTTTTCCTGCTGCTTGGCCAGGTGGCCCAGGATGTGATGGCCCGCCTCGTGGCCCAGCACAAAGGCCAGTTCATCGGGATTATCCATGTCGTCGATCAGCGCCGCCGTCACCGTCAGCACCGGGCGGCCATTGTCGGTCAGGCTTTGATAGGCATTGGCGGGCTGGTTCCCGCGCCGGTCGATCACGAACTCGAAGTTGCAATTCGCGCTTTGCGATTCATGCCGGCAGATCCGTTCGGCCACCGGTTCGACGCGGCCCACCACCTGGGTGAAATTGGCCATCGTCGGGTCCTGCGTGACCACCGGCGCGGTCTGCACCGCGCAGCCGGACAGAAGTCCGCCGACCAGGATCAGGATATAGCGCATGTCACCCCTCGCTCGCTTGTCCG includes these proteins:
- a CDS encoding Vi polysaccharide export inner membrane protein VexD; this encodes MTTKPKARKFRIKRGAPTTVLRAAPPRMTAGGADRADRADHLVAPEPERTIPPCAPGGSADPVRLTRPVAVPPPASAAAAQAARPGAAAKPVTPSGVKPVAQPVVQPVVQPVAQPVSRAATAPAAQSAQAAETAQTQAQTRAEPPPPAAPMTVDEELDAIRAENLTGRQLRMARRVANKHNLSATSDIDAVRLLRKKGIDPFKLSSLLDLVVPRHGPDTAQPAPEARQTPQLPATTTPVQLPQTVPQKPRETLPSTDLSPRERRDREIAGIQRDIMLRRRRKMLLLMARLAFFVFLPTFIAGWYFYVAATPMYSTKSEFLILQADGAGASSGLGGLLAGTQFATSQDAIAVQSYLESKDAMLRLDRDAGFKSHFEQPWIDPIQRLDPGATNEQAYRIYKKNVKIGFDPTEGVIRMEVSAADPEVSAEFSRKLISYAEDRVNNLSEKKRDDQMRDARISFEKAETDRRDAQEKLVNLQQQGALLDPEGVIASLRSQISNVEVQLQERQLDLAALLDNARPNQAKVDGARGDIGRLQDLRDALNKKMTDASQGENSLAQLTARIQMAQADLATREMMLQSALQQVETTRMEANRQVRYLTTSVAPVASEEPSYPRSFEDTILAFLIFSGIYLMISLTASILREQVTS
- the kdsA gene encoding 2-dehydro-3-deoxyphosphooctonate aldolase; protein product: MKHVAVADLTIGNDLPLTVIAGPCQLESADHAQMIAGAMKEACAAAGAQFVFKASYDKANRTSVSGKRGLGMDAGLKVLQGVKDAIGVPVLTDIHLPDQCAPVAQVCDILQIPAFLCRQTDLLIAAGETGAAINVKKGQFLAPWDMPNVVSKIESTGNTRILLTERGSSFGYNTLVADMRALPQMAQSGYPVVMDATHSVQQPGGQGGSSGGQREFAPVMARAAVSLGIAAVFIETHENPDAAPSDGPNMVPLDQMPALIDTLMRFDALAKANPILI
- the algC gene encoding Phosphomannomutase/phosphoglucomutase encodes the protein MTKPLPDVTPNTWEFLRDPMIKPTGFREYDARWKYPDEINLPGMTALGLGLGTQMRKHGLEPVIAVGNDYRDYSLAIKNALVIGLMQAGIQVKDIGPCITPMAYFSSFHLNVPGVAMVTASHNPNGWTGVKMGFAMPLTHGPDEMSELKDIVLNGKGEPAAGGSYEFVPGVWDAYMDDLVGDFKMSRKLKVVCATGNGTASAYAPMLFERLGVEVVPSHNELDYTFPNYNPNPEAMEMLHDMADTVKASGADFALGFDGDGDRCGVVDDEGEEIFADKVGVIMARDLVKLYPGSTFVADVKSTGLFASDPELIAAGAKADYWKTGHSHMKRRVHELRALAGFEKSGHYFLAGDIGRGYDDGMRVAVEICKLMDRNPDMKMSDLRKALPRTWSTPTMSPYCGDTEKYDVLDRIVAKIVKHAEDGGKFAGRDIATVVTVNGARVILDNGSWGLVRASSNTPNLVVVCESSDSDEEMRAIFKEVDGFIRTEDAVGDYDQSI
- the rimO gene encoding Ribosomal protein S12 methylthiotransferase RimO encodes the protein MSENPPQLRPDIAPAIKLPEDRRPGQPMVGMVSLGCPKALVDSERILTRLRAEGYGVSPDYSGADAVIVNTCGFLDSAKAESLEAIGEALKENGRVIVTGCLGADPEFITGVHPKVLAVTGPHQYEQVLDAVHGAVPPAPDPFVDLVPASGVHLTPRHYSYLKISEGCNHKCKFCIIPDMRGRLVSRPAGSVLREAERLVQAGVKELLVISQDTSAFGLDRKHGLSKWRDGEVRDHILDLSRELGQLGAWVRLHYVYPYPFVRDLIPLMADPANGLLPYLDIPFQHAHPDTLKRMARPAAAAKTLDEIAAWRATCPELTLRSTFIVGYPGETDDEFQTLLDWLDEARLDRVGCFKYENVDGARANDLPDHVPDEVKQDRWNRFMEKAQAISEAKLEAKVGQRLQVIVDEVDGEAATCRTQGDAPEIDGHLYIDEGFENLNPGDILTVEVDEAGEYDLWGRPV
- the yfgC_2 gene encoding TPR repeat-containing protein YfgC precursor, coding for MRYILILVGGLLSGCAVQTAPVVTQDPTMANFTQVVGRVEPVAERICRHESQSANCNFEFVIDRRGNQPANAYQSLTDNGRPVLTVTAALIDDMDNPDELAFVLGHEAGHHILGHLAKQQENAAAGAMIFAGLATLTGGSQADVRSAQELGAAVGARSYSKEFELEADALGTIISYYAGYDPMLGAAYFARLPDPGNRFLGSHPPNAARVETVKYTLSQIESHS